The Streptomyces sp. HUAS CB01 genome has a segment encoding these proteins:
- a CDS encoding nitric oxide synthase oxygenase, whose protein sequence is MRPAPEADLVRLRQEAEEFLRLYHQEERGAGDPTARIAAVRAEIDATGTYRHTADELAHGARVAWRNSNRCIGRLYWRSLRVRDRRDVCDADTIAEEAAAHLREATNGGRIRPVITVFAPDAPGRPGPRIWNEQLVRYAGYADGAGRVTGDPRNTGLTAYATGLGWPGGPGTQFDVLPLVVQGSDDKPRWFELPADAVHEVPLRHPEDDWFAALGLRWHAVPAISNMCLEIGGICYPAAPFNGWYMGTEIGARNLADDDRYDLLPVVAARLGLDTSTDRTLWKDRALVELNRAVLHSFDSAGVTITDHHTESRRFLTHLEQEAGRGRPVGADWSWIVPPISGAATAVFHRTYDTVQSRPLFAHHPEALARSRGEEPAPETAHEPGLV, encoded by the coding sequence GTGCGGCCCGCACCGGAAGCCGACCTCGTGCGCCTGCGGCAGGAGGCCGAGGAGTTCCTGCGGCTCTACCACCAGGAGGAGCGGGGGGCCGGCGACCCGACGGCCCGGATAGCCGCCGTACGTGCCGAGATCGACGCTACCGGCACATACCGACACACCGCAGACGAACTTGCCCACGGGGCACGGGTCGCCTGGCGCAACAGCAACCGCTGCATCGGCCGCCTCTACTGGCGCTCCCTCCGTGTCCGGGACCGCCGCGACGTGTGCGACGCGGACACCATCGCCGAGGAGGCCGCCGCGCATCTGCGCGAGGCGACCAACGGCGGCCGGATCCGTCCCGTGATCACGGTCTTCGCGCCGGACGCGCCGGGCCGCCCCGGCCCACGCATCTGGAACGAACAGCTGGTGCGGTACGCGGGCTACGCCGACGGTGCCGGCCGGGTGACCGGCGATCCGCGCAACACCGGACTCACCGCGTACGCGACGGGCCTGGGCTGGCCGGGCGGCCCCGGTACGCAGTTCGACGTACTGCCGCTGGTGGTCCAGGGCAGCGACGACAAGCCCCGCTGGTTCGAGCTGCCGGCCGACGCGGTGCACGAAGTACCCCTGCGCCACCCCGAGGACGACTGGTTCGCCGCCCTCGGACTCCGCTGGCACGCGGTACCCGCCATCTCCAACATGTGCCTGGAGATCGGCGGCATCTGCTACCCGGCGGCCCCGTTCAACGGCTGGTACATGGGCACCGAGATCGGCGCCCGCAACCTCGCCGACGACGACCGCTACGACCTGCTGCCGGTCGTGGCCGCGCGTCTGGGACTCGACACCTCCACCGACCGCACCCTGTGGAAGGACCGTGCGCTCGTCGAACTCAACCGCGCCGTGCTGCACTCCTTCGACAGCGCCGGTGTGACCATCACCGACCACCACACGGAGTCGCGCCGCTTCCTCACCCACCTGGAGCAGGAGGCCGGCCGGGGGCGCCCGGTGGGCGCCGACTGGTCCTGGATCGTGCCGCCGATCTCCGGCGCCGCGACCGCGGTCTTCCACCGCACGTACGACACGGTGCAGTCACGCCCCCTGTTCGCGCACCACCCGGAGGCGCTCGCCCGGTCCCGGGGCGAGGAGCCGGCTC
- a CDS encoding UdgX family uracil-DNA binding protein (This protein belongs to the uracil DNA glycosylase superfamily, members of which act in excision repair of DNA. However, it belongs more specifically to UdgX branch, whose founding member was found to bind uracil in DNA (where it does not belong), without cleaving it, appears to promote DNA repair by a pathway involving RecA, rather than base excision.), with product MAGATGGAVGRSEAGAADGPDGPGEGGYDATPFLPGRRAGLPGLRKAAAGCRGCPLYRDATQTVFGEGDAGAAVLLLGEQPGDQEDRQGRPFVGPAGKVLTRALADAGLDPAQAYVTNAVKHFKFTVPEGRKRRIHKAPNLREITACRPWLLEELRLVSPEVVVALGASAGKALLGSSFRVTEQRGALLPWPDTGRDGGSAPHIRGLVATIHPSAVLRADDRDRVYDGLVADLRVVADVLGGPEGGSGR from the coding sequence ATGGCCGGAGCCACGGGTGGAGCGGTCGGACGGTCGGAGGCGGGAGCAGCGGACGGACCGGACGGTCCGGGCGAGGGCGGCTACGACGCCACCCCGTTCCTCCCCGGTCGGCGTGCGGGGCTGCCCGGGCTGCGGAAGGCCGCCGCCGGGTGCCGCGGATGCCCGCTGTACCGGGACGCGACGCAGACGGTGTTCGGCGAGGGGGACGCCGGCGCTGCCGTCCTCCTGCTCGGTGAGCAGCCGGGGGACCAGGAGGACCGGCAGGGCCGGCCGTTCGTCGGCCCTGCCGGGAAGGTCCTGACCCGTGCGCTCGCCGACGCGGGGCTCGACCCGGCGCAGGCGTACGTGACCAACGCGGTCAAGCACTTCAAGTTCACCGTTCCCGAGGGCCGCAAGCGGCGGATCCACAAGGCGCCGAACCTGCGGGAGATCACGGCGTGCAGACCGTGGCTGCTGGAGGAACTGCGGCTCGTGTCGCCGGAGGTCGTGGTGGCGCTCGGCGCGTCCGCGGGGAAGGCGCTGCTCGGCTCGTCATTCCGGGTCACCGAGCAGCGCGGCGCACTCCTGCCGTGGCCGGACACCGGCCGGGACGGCGGGAGCGCCCCGCACATCCGGGGCCTGGTGGCGACGATCCACCCCTCGGCCGTGCTGCGCGCGGACGACCGGGACAGGGTGTACGACGGGCTGGTGGCCGATCTGAGGGTGGTGGCCGACGTCCTGGGCGGCCCGGAAGGAGGCAGCGGCCGATGA
- a CDS encoding FUSC family protein encodes MLKRVFVAPDPGLLRLRSATRAVLGIGLALAVCALTGHTLTAVITGGLAALLALFTVTDPRIRDQALTTALLPVVGFPVLALAAGLHDAPGARDVAFVAVAGAAVYARRWGPRGHALGVFAFMTFFVTQFLRTVPGQLPELYSSVLLAVLAASAVRFGAWCFERRLPQPATPALPTGTGLARTTTRQAVQVTVAGAFALAAGQLLSDERWYWAVGAAWWIFVNTSARGETLVRGFRRVLGTVLGIAAGLVVAVPVQGALLPTTVLALACVFGIFYSAPVSYSWMMFAVTVLVSLLYGLLGALEPALLALRLAETAVGALGAALAVAFVLPVTTHAATNAWIRLTVRCVHECTTVAMRRLAGDGTADPAPHAAELEQLLARVRMSLAPLVHPFSPLRARKARARQVLVLLDDCAREVRGLAAVAADPYASHDARLAAACWRVEAAVHALESDSAPGHAPDPAGADATPHHDPGVEAALTHLHGLERALAGLATPLRTSPRAPLITV; translated from the coding sequence GTGCTGAAGAGGGTGTTCGTGGCTCCGGACCCGGGGCTGCTGCGGCTGCGCAGCGCCACGCGGGCCGTCCTCGGCATCGGGCTGGCCCTGGCCGTGTGCGCGCTCACGGGGCACACGCTCACCGCGGTCATCACCGGCGGGCTCGCCGCGCTCCTGGCCCTCTTCACGGTCACCGACCCGCGGATCCGCGACCAGGCCCTCACCACGGCCCTGCTGCCGGTGGTGGGCTTTCCGGTCCTCGCTCTCGCAGCCGGCCTGCACGACGCGCCCGGTGCGCGTGACGTGGCCTTCGTGGCCGTCGCCGGCGCCGCGGTGTACGCGCGGCGCTGGGGCCCTCGCGGGCATGCCCTCGGGGTCTTCGCGTTCATGACCTTCTTCGTGACCCAGTTCCTGCGCACGGTGCCCGGTCAGCTCCCGGAGCTCTACTCCTCCGTGCTCCTGGCCGTCCTCGCCGCCTCCGCCGTCCGGTTCGGTGCCTGGTGCTTCGAGCGGCGCCTGCCGCAGCCCGCGACGCCCGCGCTGCCGACGGGAACGGGGCTGGCCCGGACGACCACCCGGCAGGCCGTCCAGGTGACCGTCGCCGGGGCGTTCGCCCTCGCCGCCGGACAACTGCTCTCGGACGAGCGCTGGTACTGGGCCGTGGGTGCGGCCTGGTGGATCTTCGTCAACACCAGCGCGCGCGGCGAGACCCTCGTCAGGGGCTTCCGCAGGGTTCTCGGCACCGTCCTCGGTATCGCCGCGGGCCTCGTCGTCGCCGTGCCGGTCCAGGGTGCGCTGCTGCCGACGACCGTGCTGGCCCTGGCCTGCGTCTTCGGGATCTTCTACAGCGCCCCGGTCTCGTACAGCTGGATGATGTTCGCGGTGACCGTACTGGTCTCGCTGCTGTACGGGCTGCTCGGGGCCCTGGAGCCGGCCCTGCTCGCGCTGCGCCTCGCGGAAACGGCGGTCGGCGCCCTCGGCGCGGCCCTGGCGGTGGCGTTCGTGCTGCCCGTCACGACCCACGCGGCGACCAACGCCTGGATCCGGCTGACCGTGCGCTGCGTGCACGAGTGCACGACCGTCGCGATGCGCAGGCTCGCGGGGGACGGCACCGCCGACCCGGCGCCGCACGCCGCCGAGCTGGAGCAGCTTCTCGCCCGGGTGCGGATGTCCCTGGCGCCCCTGGTCCACCCGTTCAGCCCGCTGCGGGCCCGGAAGGCGCGGGCCCGGCAGGTCCTCGTCCTGCTGGACGACTGCGCCCGTGAGGTGCGGGGGCTGGCCGCCGTCGCGGCGGACCCGTACGCCTCTCACGACGCGCGACTGGCCGCGGCCTGCTGGCGGGTCGAGGCCGCGGTGCACGCGCTGGAGTCGGACTCCGCGCCCGGCCACGCGCCCGACCCCGCGGGTGCCGACGCCACCCCGCACCACGACCCGGGCGTCGAAGCCGCGCTCACCCATCTCCACGGTCTGGAGCGGGCCCTCGCCGGACTCGCGACGCCGCTGCGCACCTCCCCGCGCGCGCCGCTGATCACGGTCTGA
- a CDS encoding low affinity iron permease family protein, protein MTMEHPADRGGPTPGRFDRLAEKASHLTSSPVFFGFCLLLVAGVVAVHFADVSLTWKIFAGECMTAVTLLLLALLKNSELRSERALQRKLDAIAAAILEAQQGETGKAHEDLRSAIRMEEET, encoded by the coding sequence ATGACGATGGAGCATCCCGCCGACCGCGGCGGGCCCACACCGGGCAGGTTCGACCGGCTGGCGGAGAAGGCCTCGCACCTCACCAGCTCACCGGTCTTCTTCGGGTTCTGTCTGCTCCTGGTGGCCGGCGTGGTCGCGGTGCACTTCGCGGACGTCTCCCTGACCTGGAAGATCTTCGCGGGCGAGTGCATGACGGCCGTCACCCTGCTGCTGCTGGCGCTGCTGAAGAACTCCGAGCTCCGCAGCGAGCGTGCGCTCCAGCGGAAACTGGACGCCATCGCCGCCGCGATCCTCGAGGCGCAGCAGGGCGAAACGGGCAAGGCGCACGAGGACCTCAGGTCCGCCATCCGCATGGAGGAGGAGACCTGA